One Candidatus Dadabacteria bacterium genomic region harbors:
- a CDS encoding NAD-dependent epimerase/dehydratase family protein — protein sequence MVRKTSAKSETVLITGGGGLLGTATRRAFENINWPVKTLDLRPCDLDGHPVDCMSDITSNDLNALLKGVAGVVHFAAVSRVCDAERNPEVCSHVNLYGVLRLLRAVAASGCRWFIFGSSREVYGEPSFFPVCETAALSPINHYGRIKAEGERLVTEYCRKDGVTHSVLRFSNVYGHPGDHPTRLLNSFIRNALGGKPLEIHGGGQVFDFTHVEDAANAVVMTAKHLHGGGASLPPMHVLPGEPTGIEDLAELVRKTAGGNSGIVYGRGRDYDVSRFYGDPSLIREKLGFSCKIFIAEGVKLAVRSFERCSG from the coding sequence ATGGTTCGCAAAACATCGGCAAAATCAGAAACAGTTTTGATTACAGGCGGGGGCGGGCTTTTGGGAACCGCAACGCGAAGGGCTTTTGAAAACATCAACTGGCCGGTGAAGACTCTTGACCTGCGCCCGTGCGACCTTGACGGGCATCCCGTGGATTGTATGAGTGACATAACCTCTAATGACCTTAATGCTTTGCTGAAAGGGGTTGCCGGAGTTGTTCACTTTGCCGCAGTGTCAAGGGTGTGTGATGCCGAGAGAAACCCTGAGGTATGTAGCCATGTCAATCTGTATGGCGTTTTGCGGTTGCTCAGGGCAGTGGCCGCGTCGGGTTGTCGGTGGTTTATTTTTGGCAGTAGCCGCGAGGTGTATGGAGAGCCCTCATTTTTTCCTGTTTGTGAAACGGCGGCATTAAGTCCGATAAACCACTACGGGCGGATAAAAGCGGAGGGGGAGCGTCTGGTAACGGAGTATTGTCGTAAAGACGGAGTGACTCATTCGGTTCTCAGATTCTCAAATGTTTACGGCCACCCCGGCGACCACCCCACCAGACTGCTCAACTCCTTTATCCGCAACGCCTTGGGCGGCAAGCCTCTGGAGATTCACGGTGGCGGGCAGGTGTTTGATTTTACCCATGTAGAGGATGCGGCAAACGCTGTTGTCATGACCGCAAAACATCTTCACGGCGGTGGGGCTTCACTTCCGCCAATGCATGTTCTGCCGGGGGAGCCGACCGGCATAGAGGACCTTGCGGAACTTGTGCGGAAAACAGCGGGCGGCAACTCCGGCATTGTCTACGGGCGGGGCAGAGATTATGATGTCAGTCGCTTTTATGGCGACCCCTCGCTTATAAGGGAAAAACTGGGATTCTCCTGCAAAATCTTCATAGCGGAAGGGGTTAAGCTTGCCGTAAGAAGTTTTGAAAGGTGTTCGGGGTAA
- the nadA gene encoding quinolinate synthase NadA — protein sequence MIKTAMAGETAETARRIESLKRDKNAVILAHNYQIPEVQDVADYVGDSLGLSQLAARTDADIIVFCGVHFMAETASIISPEKKVLIPDTAAGCSLSDTITADQLREWKDEHPGAVVVSYVNTSAEVKSESDYCVTSSNAVRVVESIPPDRKILFLPDIFLGSYVAKVTGREMEIWPGECHVHTGIKVGDIKRAKDEHPGAEVVVHPECGCTTHYLYHGAGKGDVRFLSTSGMTERARSGGDEFIVATETGMLHRLRKDNPGKKFFPASAEAVCEYMKMITLDKVLRSLEEEIFEVKVPEELAQRAKKPIDRMLGVPTG from the coding sequence ATAATCAAAACCGCAATGGCTGGTGAAACGGCGGAGACTGCGCGGCGTATAGAATCTCTCAAAAGAGACAAGAACGCCGTTATTCTGGCGCACAACTACCAGATTCCAGAAGTGCAGGACGTGGCGGACTATGTCGGAGACTCGCTCGGCCTCTCTCAACTGGCGGCGCGCACCGACGCCGACATCATAGTTTTCTGCGGCGTCCACTTCATGGCGGAAACGGCAAGCATCATCTCGCCGGAAAAAAAGGTTTTAATCCCAGACACAGCGGCGGGCTGCTCGCTGTCCGACACCATCACCGCCGACCAGTTGAGAGAATGGAAGGACGAACATCCGGGCGCGGTGGTGGTTTCATACGTGAACACATCGGCGGAGGTGAAGTCTGAAAGCGACTACTGCGTTACCTCCTCAAACGCCGTCCGGGTGGTGGAATCAATCCCCCCGGACAGAAAAATACTGTTTCTGCCGGACATATTTCTGGGGTCATACGTTGCCAAGGTTACGGGCAGGGAAATGGAGATCTGGCCCGGCGAGTGCCATGTTCACACCGGCATTAAAGTCGGCGACATCAAACGCGCAAAAGACGAGCATCCGGGCGCGGAAGTGGTGGTTCATCCCGAATGCGGCTGCACAACCCACTACCTCTACCACGGCGCGGGGAAGGGCGATGTCAGGTTTCTCTCAACCTCCGGAATGACGGAGCGCGCCCGCAGCGGCGGAGACGAGTTCATTGTCGCCACCGAAACGGGAATGCTTCACCGCCTCAGAAAAGACAACCCCGGCAAAAAGTTTTTTCCGGCAAGCGCCGAAGCCGTTTGCGAGTATATGAAAATGATAACCCTTGACAAGGTTCTGCGCTCCCTTGAGGAGGAAATCTTTGAGGTGAAAGTTCCCGAAGAACTGGCGCAGAGGGCAAAGAAGCCCATAGACAGAATGCTCGGAGTTCCCACGGGCTGA
- a CDS encoding histidine phosphatase family protein, with amino-acid sequence MKEEAQIIGGKNAFDHIGKAMDVIPPDALAAAVMRHAERGKIPEGEHGNDVLLTARGERDAVEAGKIMRGGISRILHSPVPRCRQTADGLRRGGGSGSVPEEWLGLRCDIYVSNFEVAETTLSRLVSEKDFYDHFIKRMSECGDKIPYPGFSPPFSATVELMKGIIGSRRRGLCVGITHDWLVNVAVSYATGRIVSRADDSYANYLDALFIWKADSCWMYYHKGRIRKCPISFTSFIERQ; translated from the coding sequence TTGAAAGAGGAAGCGCAAATTATCGGCGGCAAAAACGCCTTCGACCACATTGGAAAAGCGATGGATGTAATCCCGCCTGATGCCTTGGCGGCGGCGGTGATGCGCCACGCCGAGAGGGGTAAAATACCTGAGGGAGAGCACGGCAATGACGTGTTGTTGACGGCACGGGGCGAGCGCGATGCCGTAGAGGCGGGAAAAATAATGCGGGGTGGAATCTCCCGGATACTGCACAGCCCGGTGCCGCGCTGTCGGCAAACGGCGGACGGTTTGCGGAGAGGCGGCGGTTCGGGGAGTGTCCCTGAAGAATGGTTGGGATTGCGGTGTGATATCTATGTTTCAAACTTTGAGGTGGCGGAAACCACCCTGTCCCGTCTGGTATCGGAAAAAGATTTTTACGACCATTTCATCAAACGCATGTCGGAGTGCGGCGATAAAATTCCGTATCCGGGTTTTAGCCCTCCGTTTTCCGCAACAGTGGAACTTATGAAAGGCATTATTGGCTCTCGAAGGCGCGGGCTGTGCGTCGGCATCACTCACGACTGGCTTGTTAATGTTGCCGTTTCATACGCAACGGGAAGGATTGTCAGCCGGGCTGATGACAGTTATGCGAATTATCTGGACGCGCTGTTTATTTGGAAAGCCGATTCTTGCTGGATGTATTATCACAAGGGAAGAATCAGGAAATGTCCGATTTCCTTTACTTCCTTCATAGAGCGGCAATGA
- the nadB gene encoding L-aspartate oxidase: MSAKPSDILVIGSGLAGLYAAFCAAGRGARVTVVTRTTLKESNSYWAQGGIAAAVDAGDSTFLHRDDTLKAGCGLCSETAVEALVCEGRERVIEMADFGMEFDVSDRGFDLGLEGGHSKRRVLHAGGAATGRKMVDFLISSVSRSENVTIMEQTGVEGLMYAGGSCLGAWVVRGGERGAARARSTILATGGAAALFARTTNPRSARGDGISMAYEAGAEIMDMEFVQFHPTAFHSPGGGASFLISEALRGEGGRLVNASGEKFMEGAHPLGDLAPRDAVSKAIHLETGRGPVYLDLTGVDPAVIKNRFADIRRMCLDSGVDCLTQPIPVAPAAHYTIGGVRTGLFGETSLKGLFCCGETACTGVHGANRLASNSLLECLVFSRRSALGALENGGTGSLASPESAAPPPLPREEAAGDGTLAEKASDMLGVVRSGEKIREFVSVLEGVLDRTGGRSRAAGLYMMMARAALMREESRGVHIREDFPETDPALCRHSIFSKNAGGLVPGWEDL; encoded by the coding sequence CGGGTAACGGTTGTTACCCGGACCACTCTCAAGGAGAGCAATTCGTATTGGGCGCAGGGCGGAATTGCGGCGGCGGTTGACGCGGGCGACTCCACTTTTCTGCACAGGGATGACACCCTGAAGGCGGGTTGCGGCCTTTGCTCGGAGACGGCGGTTGAGGCGCTGGTGTGCGAGGGCAGGGAGAGGGTGATTGAGATGGCGGATTTCGGAATGGAGTTTGATGTTTCAGACCGGGGTTTTGACCTCGGCCTTGAGGGGGGCCATTCAAAGCGGCGGGTTCTGCATGCGGGCGGCGCGGCGACCGGCAGAAAAATGGTTGATTTTCTCATATCGTCCGTGTCGCGCTCGGAGAATGTAACGATTATGGAGCAGACCGGGGTGGAGGGGCTTATGTATGCGGGCGGCAGTTGCCTCGGCGCGTGGGTTGTTCGCGGCGGAGAGCGCGGCGCGGCGCGGGCTCGCTCCACCATACTTGCCACGGGAGGGGCGGCGGCGCTTTTTGCCCGGACGACCAACCCCCGGTCGGCGAGGGGGGACGGCATTTCCATGGCTTATGAGGCGGGCGCGGAGATAATGGACATGGAGTTTGTGCAGTTTCACCCTACGGCGTTTCACTCTCCCGGCGGCGGCGCGAGTTTTCTCATATCCGAAGCCCTGAGGGGGGAGGGGGGCCGCCTTGTGAACGCAAGCGGCGAAAAGTTTATGGAGGGGGCGCACCCCCTCGGAGACCTTGCTCCCAGAGATGCGGTTTCAAAGGCGATACATCTGGAGACGGGCCGGGGGCCCGTTTACCTTGATTTGACCGGGGTTGACCCCGCCGTCATAAAAAACAGGTTTGCAGACATTCGCCGCATGTGCCTTGACAGCGGCGTTGACTGCCTCACGCAGCCCATACCGGTTGCCCCGGCGGCTCACTACACCATCGGCGGCGTCCGCACGGGGCTTTTCGGCGAGACCAGCCTTAAAGGTCTGTTCTGCTGCGGCGAGACCGCATGCACGGGCGTCCACGGCGCAAACCGCCTTGCGAGCAACTCGCTTCTTGAGTGCCTTGTTTTTTCAAGAAGGTCGGCGCTGGGCGCGCTTGAAAACGGCGGCACGGGTAGCCTTGCCTCCCCTGAGTCCGCCGCTCCTCCCCCCCTTCCGCGCGAAGAGGCCGCCGGAGACGGGACGCTTGCCGAAAAAGCCTCGGATATGTTAGGCGTTGTCCGGAGCGGAGAGAAGATAAGGGAGTTTGTCTCCGTCCTTGAGGGTGTTCTTGACCGGACGGGCGGGCGGTCGCGCGCGGCGGGTCTTTATATGATGATGGCGCGCGCGGCGCTAATGAGGGAGGAGTCAAGGGGGGTTCACATACGGGAGGATTTCCCCGAGACCGACCCCGCGCTTTGCCGCCACAGTATTTTCAGTAAGAATGCGGGCGGGCTGGTTCCCGGCTGGGAGGACTTGTGA
- the nadC gene encoding carboxylating nicotinate-nucleotide diphosphorylase, which produces MKIERKPPVLDREKVDALIEAAVREDIGGGDVTTELLFETDVECGAAVRSKQRGILAGLGVAKTVFEKLDKNLAWRSRVKDGDALEAGDEIVFITGSQRHILSGERLALNILQRMSGIATFTSRFVEAVRGTGVRIMDTRKTAPGLRELEKYAVRMGGGENHRFGLYDGILIKDNHIKLAGGVAGAVSKARRRAEEAEENYVRFPLEVEAKELSQVTEAVAAGADIVMLDNMSAEQMKEAVALAKGKVLLEASGGVTLENVREVAETGVDIISVGALTHSAPALDISLDMV; this is translated from the coding sequence GTGAAGATTGAGAGAAAGCCGCCGGTTCTTGACCGGGAAAAGGTTGACGCCCTCATAGAGGCGGCCGTCCGGGAGGACATTGGCGGCGGGGACGTTACCACGGAGTTGTTGTTTGAAACCGATGTTGAGTGCGGCGCGGCGGTGCGCTCAAAGCAGCGCGGCATTCTTGCGGGTCTCGGTGTGGCAAAGACCGTTTTTGAGAAACTGGACAAAAACCTTGCCTGGCGGTCGCGTGTGAAAGACGGGGACGCGCTGGAGGCCGGTGATGAAATCGTTTTCATAACCGGCTCACAGAGGCACATACTTTCGGGCGAGAGGCTCGCGCTCAACATCCTTCAGCGCATGAGCGGAATAGCCACTTTCACCTCCCGTTTTGTTGAGGCGGTGCGGGGAACAGGCGTAAGAATAATGGACACCCGCAAGACGGCTCCGGGTTTGAGGGAACTTGAAAAATACGCCGTCCGCATGGGCGGCGGCGAAAACCACCGGTTCGGGCTTTATGACGGCATACTGATAAAAGACAACCATATTAAACTTGCCGGAGGGGTCGCCGGGGCTGTGTCAAAAGCGCGGCGGAGGGCGGAAGAGGCGGAGGAGAATTATGTTCGTTTCCCGCTTGAGGTGGAGGCGAAGGAACTCTCTCAGGTTACCGAGGCCGTTGCCGCCGGGGCGGATATTGTTATGCTGGACAATATGAGCGCGGAGCAGATGAAAGAGGCGGTCGCCCTTGCGAAGGGGAAGGTTCTGCTTGAGGCGTCGGGCGGGGTTACGCTTGAAAATGTGAGAGAGGTTGCTGAAACCGGCGTTGATATTATATCGGTCGGGGCGCTCACACATTCCGCGCCCGCGCTGGATATCAGTTTGGATATGGTTTGA
- a CDS encoding radical SAM protein, protein MTGGMGDLKCLASPWRITFDTNPDDCNLGCVMCEEHSAYSPRKQARASGRVPRRRMSIETVERVIEECAPAGLREIIPSTMGEPLMYKHMPRIIDLCRKHGVKMNLTTNGTFPGLGAQRWAELIVPIGSDVKISWNGADAQSQSIVMVGNNFEKNLENLRTFVRTRDRHAAGGGNYCSVTLQMTFMEMNLPQVPQVVELAVAEGVDRVKGHHLWAHFREIAGQDLRRNSDSITRWNTIARQCRRIAEERRLPNGKRIRLENIYEIDPGHGGELHPDARCPFLGQEAWVNHAGRFDPCCAPDTLRRTLGDFGNVSGKGLLPIWNSPEYKDLIKDYMRHEVCRKCNMRKPPLEFA, encoded by the coding sequence TTGACCGGCGGCATGGGGGATTTGAAGTGCCTCGCCTCGCCTTGGCGCATAACCTTTGACACCAACCCGGATGACTGCAACCTTGGTTGCGTCATGTGTGAAGAGCATTCCGCATACAGCCCGCGGAAACAGGCGCGCGCAAGCGGAAGGGTTCCGCGCCGACGCATGTCCATTGAGACAGTTGAGCGTGTCATTGAGGAGTGCGCGCCAGCGGGGCTGAGAGAAATTATTCCCTCCACAATGGGCGAGCCACTGATGTATAAGCACATGCCGCGCATTATTGATTTGTGCCGGAAGCATGGTGTAAAAATGAACCTGACCACCAACGGCACCTTTCCCGGACTTGGCGCGCAAAGGTGGGCGGAACTTATTGTCCCTATAGGGTCTGATGTGAAGATCAGTTGGAACGGAGCGGACGCGCAATCTCAAAGCATCGTCATGGTCGGCAATAATTTTGAAAAAAATCTTGAAAATCTCAGAACCTTTGTGCGGACGCGCGACAGGCATGCGGCGGGCGGCGGAAACTACTGTTCCGTAACTCTGCAAATGACCTTTATGGAAATGAACCTTCCTCAGGTTCCGCAGGTTGTGGAACTGGCTGTTGCGGAAGGCGTTGACAGGGTGAAGGGACACCATCTCTGGGCGCATTTCAGGGAGATTGCCGGTCAGGACTTGCGCCGCAACAGTGATTCCATCACGCGCTGGAATACAATTGCTCGGCAGTGCCGCCGTATTGCCGAAGAAAGGCGGCTACCGAACGGCAAGCGTATTCGCTTGGAAAATATCTATGAGATTGACCCCGGTCATGGCGGCGAGTTGCACCCGGACGCCCGATGCCCTTTTCTCGGTCAGGAGGCATGGGTGAACCATGCGGGGCGTTTCGACCCTTGTTGCGCGCCCGATACATTGCGCCGCACGTTGGGTGATTTTGGCAATGTGTCTGGCAAGGGGCTGTTGCCTATATGGAACAGCCCGGAATACAAAGACCTAATTAAAGATTACATGCGGCACGAGGTTTGTCGGAAGTGCAACATGCGCAAACCGCCGCTGGAGTTCGCATAG
- a CDS encoding methyltransferase, which translates to MNSEQWKNTAPAPEGTHHLKVLGGEALYPARYDKVLPFRAPGLAAAQLGAGGFHILPDGNPAYSERFTRAFNFYEGLAAVMLQREWFHIHPDGGSAYGGTWNWCGNFQRQRCPVRDARGRYYHIRKNGEPLPGGPHLYAGDFRECVAVVRSPDGLCRHVDSEGRFVNTGAFFDLDVPHKGYACARDAGGWFHIDKDGNDASGGHRYRYLEPFYNGQALARKQDGEMVVIDESGEIRIFIGG; encoded by the coding sequence ATGAATTCTGAGCAGTGGAAAAACACCGCGCCCGCGCCTGAGGGCACTCATCACTTGAAAGTCCTCGGTGGTGAAGCCCTGTATCCGGCAAGATACGACAAGGTTTTGCCGTTTCGCGCCCCCGGGCTTGCAGCGGCGCAACTGGGCGCCGGTGGGTTTCACATCCTGCCAGACGGCAACCCGGCATACTCGGAGCGTTTCACTCGCGCCTTTAATTTCTATGAGGGTCTGGCGGCGGTCATGCTCCAGCGCGAGTGGTTTCACATACATCCGGACGGAGGCAGCGCATACGGGGGAACATGGAACTGGTGCGGCAATTTTCAGCGGCAACGCTGTCCGGTCAGAGATGCGCGGGGACGCTATTACCACATACGCAAAAATGGCGAACCGCTTCCGGGCGGCCCGCATCTCTATGCGGGTGATTTCAGGGAGTGTGTTGCTGTGGTTCGCTCTCCGGACGGCTTGTGTCGGCACGTTGATTCGGAGGGCAGGTTTGTTAATACGGGTGCATTTTTTGACCTGGATGTTCCTCACAAAGGATATGCGTGCGCCCGTGACGCGGGCGGCTGGTTTCATATAGACAAAGACGGAAATGATGCTTCGGGCGGTCACCGTTACCGGTATCTTGAGCCTTTCTACAACGGACAGGCGCTTGCCAGAAAGCAGGATGGCGAGATGGTTGTTATAGACGAGAGCGGAGAAATCCGCATTTTTATAGGCGGGTAG
- a CDS encoding glycosyltransferase yields the protein MKALLVIHGYPRRYNAGSEVYTQTLAHALSDKGCEVEVFARQEDPFLPDYTLQTETDPVRDNIPVHLVNHARSNSRFQNHHIDKVFERVIHSASPDIVHFGHLNHLSMGLPLVAKSCGLPVVFTLHDFWLMCPRGQFLQCGLSSGEPWSICDGQENRKCATQCYNRFIEGVRPDEETRYWERWIGNRMEQAHRTCDNVDLFIAPSRHLMCRYVNEFGLEEEKTVFTDYGFDRDRYKGRQRECEKDFVFGFIGRHSPSKGIHLLIEAFSGIPGGARLRIWGRAEGQLTASLKHQAADYPNTASRIEWMSEYRNEDIVRDVFNRCDCIVVPSIWDENSPLVIHEAQQCRVPVITASHGGMGEYVKNGENGLTFRHRDSDDLRTAMRAAVADPVSLKRMGKRGYLFSDDGQIPCARRHADEVLRHYGRLTQGASQSGREASS from the coding sequence ATGAAAGCACTGCTGGTAATACACGGCTATCCGAGGCGCTACAATGCGGGCTCAGAGGTTTACACCCAGACGCTGGCGCATGCCTTGAGTGACAAGGGTTGCGAGGTGGAGGTATTTGCAAGACAGGAAGACCCCTTTCTGCCAGACTATACACTGCAAACGGAAACAGACCCTGTCAGAGATAACATTCCGGTTCACTTGGTCAACCACGCGCGGTCAAACTCGCGCTTTCAGAACCATCACATTGACAAGGTGTTTGAGCGCGTCATTCATTCCGCCTCGCCGGATATTGTTCATTTCGGGCATCTTAACCATCTTTCCATGGGGTTGCCCTTGGTCGCGAAATCATGCGGGTTGCCAGTGGTTTTCACCCTACATGATTTCTGGCTTATGTGTCCGCGCGGGCAGTTTCTGCAATGCGGACTTTCCAGCGGCGAGCCATGGAGTATCTGCGACGGTCAGGAAAACCGGAAGTGCGCCACGCAGTGCTACAACCGTTTCATTGAGGGCGTCCGCCCTGATGAGGAAACGCGTTACTGGGAGCGGTGGATTGGCAACAGAATGGAACAGGCCCATCGCACATGCGACAACGTGGACCTGTTCATCGCGCCGTCCCGTCATCTTATGTGCAGATATGTGAATGAGTTCGGCCTTGAAGAGGAAAAAACGGTTTTTACGGACTACGGCTTTGATCGTGACCGCTACAAAGGGCGCCAACGCGAATGTGAAAAAGATTTTGTTTTCGGGTTCATCGGACGCCACTCTCCGTCAAAGGGAATTCACCTTCTTATAGAGGCATTCTCCGGTATTCCGGGCGGAGCCCGCTTGCGCATCTGGGGAAGGGCCGAAGGACAACTGACCGCTTCGCTGAAGCACCAAGCCGCAGATTACCCGAATACCGCATCGCGCATAGAGTGGATGTCCGAATACCGCAATGAGGATATTGTCAGGGATGTTTTCAACCGTTGCGACTGTATTGTTGTTCCGTCAATATGGGATGAAAACTCACCCCTCGTGATTCATGAAGCCCAGCAATGCCGCGTGCCGGTTATTACCGCAAGCCACGGGGGGATGGGCGAATATGTCAAAAACGGGGAGAACGGCCTGACTTTCAGACACCGCGACTCGGACGACCTACGCACGGCGATGCGCGCGGCAGTGGCAGACCCGGTTTCGCTCAAACGCATGGGAAAGCGCGGCTACCTGTTTTCCGATGACGGTCAAATTCCCTGCGCTCGGCGGCATGCGGATGAAGTTTTGCGACACTACGGGCGCTTGACACAAGGCGCGTCTCAATCCGGGCGGGAGGCAAGCAGTTGA
- a CDS encoding ferritin, translating into MTIGKKLQTAVNKQVNAEFYASYLYLSMAADCEAGGFPGFGRWMRKQSEEETAHAMKLFDFVLDRGGRVELGAIAKPKSSFGGPAKMFEEALKHERKVTQMIHDLHRLAVAEKDSATAVMLEWFIEEQVEEEKTATDILDSLKMAGDNPAALLMLDREVGAREAAE; encoded by the coding sequence ATGACCATAGGAAAAAAGCTTCAGACCGCCGTAAACAAGCAGGTAAACGCCGAGTTTTACGCCTCATACCTGTATCTGTCCATGGCTGCCGACTGCGAAGCCGGAGGCTTTCCGGGCTTCGGCAGGTGGATGAGGAAACAGAGCGAGGAGGAAACCGCCCACGCGATGAAACTGTTTGACTTTGTTCTTGACAGGGGCGGGCGTGTGGAACTGGGGGCGATAGCCAAGCCCAAATCGTCTTTCGGCGGCCCCGCAAAGATGTTTGAGGAGGCCCTCAAACACGAGCGCAAGGTAACGCAGATGATACATGACCTTCACCGGCTTGCGGTTGCCGAGAAGGATTCTGCGACCGCCGTGATGCTTGAGTGGTTTATAGAGGAGCAGGTTGAAGAGGAGAAAACCGCCACAGACATTCTGGACAGTCTGAAAATGGCGGGAGACAACCCCGCCGCCCTGCTTATGCTTGACAGGGAAGTGGGAGCGAGAGAGGCGGCTGAATAA